From a region of the Aeoliella mucimassa genome:
- a CDS encoding sigma-70 family RNA polymerase sigma factor produces the protein MELSQNALRQTFRSRTSVTVQPEPTDADCIARVRQGDRAAFDTLVVRYQDRLSTTLTRLMGSADDALDIAQDAFVQAFTKLDSFQQNSAFYTWLYRIAFNLAMSHARKRRPVSIMHTDDRTCTIEPASTESSPDDLLQQSERAAQVHAAIQQLPEEHRVVVVLRELEGCDYQQIADILDIPVGTVRSRLFRARTQLKEKLATMVE, from the coding sequence ATGGAACTTTCTCAAAACGCCCTGCGTCAAACCTTCAGAAGTCGGACATCCGTCACCGTGCAACCCGAACCGACCGATGCCGACTGTATTGCCCGCGTCCGCCAAGGCGATCGGGCGGCGTTCGACACGTTGGTGGTCCGCTACCAGGACCGGCTGTCGACGACGCTCACGCGTTTGATGGGCTCGGCCGACGATGCCCTGGATATCGCCCAGGACGCGTTCGTACAAGCGTTTACGAAACTCGACAGCTTTCAGCAAAACTCCGCGTTTTACACCTGGCTATACCGCATTGCGTTTAATTTGGCCATGAGCCACGCCCGAAAGCGGAGGCCAGTGTCCATAATGCACACCGACGACAGAACCTGCACAATCGAACCTGCCAGCACCGAATCGAGCCCCGACGACCTCCTGCAACAGTCGGAGCGGGCCGCTCAGGTGCATGCAGCCATTCAGCAGTTGCCCGAAGAGCACCGCGTGGTGGTCGTATTGCGCGAACTCGAAGGATGCGATTACCAACAAATTGCCGATATTTTGGATATCCCGGTGGGAACGGTCCGCAGCCGGCTGTTCCGCGCCCGCACTCAATTGAAAGAGAAACTCGCGACCATGGTGGAATAA
- a CDS encoding alpha-amylase family glycosyl hydrolase yields MLLDERIGAHLTGQGCFFRVWAPHAERLRLLLQQGERWQPHEPAREIDMQRAANGYWSTTVPEVKPGTLYRFEVTYQGRTTQRLDPAARDVVSSALTRADGNSENASIVVENKPYPWEPFKTPGFENFLIYQLHIGSFAGRNDHFNKPIATFGDVEAKFDYIRSLGFNTVQPLPVQEFAFDRSWGYNPASYFAPESAYGSPSELKHFVNTAHSKGLAVIFDVVYNHAGPGDNVLWQYDGYEHEGGVYFEGGGMTPWGRGPAWWKWEVQDFFYQNARMYFEEYHADGLRFDATTMINGNYLRNVLWRLRQDFPEKYLIAEHLPAHPWIITAGNFNATWHASAHHETQRALVGDQTVDRLLGAMNPEPFEHSWNLVNYLLGSHDDIGDANNGDAENGHRDWDHRHRYLVDLLGGRHNKWARAKCRLAWALNVTMPGTPMCFMGSECMLASPHVAWGYWHDGVDQWGDHRFDWHTAGDALGLEMRRLVAAANTVRWENAALRCDDYNVVHVDRENCVIAFTREFYDNRVLVVVNAGDRNFTNKSYQVGTGSLAGEFKEILCTQEKRYGGWDNAGNGSAELTGEDGHLNINLPQWSVLVFNAK; encoded by the coding sequence ATGCTGCTCGACGAAAGAATAGGTGCCCACCTGACGGGCCAAGGATGTTTCTTCCGCGTTTGGGCTCCCCATGCCGAGCGCCTGAGGCTGCTGCTGCAACAAGGCGAGCGTTGGCAGCCCCATGAACCTGCCCGCGAGATCGACATGCAGCGGGCCGCCAATGGCTACTGGAGCACCACGGTGCCGGAGGTCAAACCAGGCACGCTCTACCGGTTCGAGGTCACCTACCAGGGACGAACCACCCAGCGGCTCGATCCTGCCGCTCGCGACGTGGTGAGCTCGGCCCTCACGCGAGCCGATGGCAATAGCGAGAACGCGTCGATCGTGGTCGAGAACAAGCCATACCCTTGGGAGCCGTTCAAGACACCGGGCTTCGAGAACTTTCTGATCTACCAGTTGCATATTGGTAGCTTTGCGGGCCGCAACGATCATTTCAATAAACCGATTGCCACGTTTGGCGACGTCGAAGCGAAGTTCGACTACATTCGCTCGCTCGGGTTCAATACCGTGCAGCCGCTGCCGGTTCAGGAGTTCGCCTTCGACCGCTCGTGGGGCTATAACCCCGCTTCGTACTTTGCTCCGGAAAGTGCGTATGGATCGCCGAGCGAACTGAAGCACTTTGTGAACACGGCCCACAGCAAAGGCCTGGCGGTGATCTTCGACGTGGTCTACAACCACGCCGGCCCTGGCGACAACGTGCTCTGGCAGTACGACGGATACGAACACGAAGGGGGCGTGTACTTCGAAGGGGGCGGCATGACCCCCTGGGGACGCGGACCCGCCTGGTGGAAGTGGGAAGTGCAAGACTTCTTCTACCAGAACGCGCGGATGTACTTCGAGGAGTACCATGCCGACGGGTTGCGCTTCGACGCGACCACCATGATCAATGGCAACTACCTGCGCAACGTGCTCTGGCGGTTGCGACAAGACTTCCCCGAGAAGTACCTGATTGCCGAACACTTGCCAGCCCATCCGTGGATTATCACCGCGGGCAACTTCAACGCGACCTGGCACGCGTCCGCGCATCACGAAACCCAGCGGGCGCTCGTCGGTGATCAAACCGTCGATCGGTTGCTAGGGGCCATGAACCCCGAGCCGTTCGAGCATAGCTGGAATCTGGTGAACTACCTGCTCGGCTCGCACGACGACATCGGAGATGCCAACAACGGCGACGCCGAGAATGGCCACCGCGATTGGGACCATCGCCATCGCTACCTGGTCGACCTGCTCGGCGGGCGACACAACAAGTGGGCGCGGGCCAAGTGCCGACTCGCTTGGGCGCTAAACGTAACGATGCCCGGCACGCCGATGTGCTTTATGGGGAGCGAGTGCATGCTCGCTTCGCCGCACGTTGCCTGGGGATACTGGCACGACGGCGTCGACCAATGGGGCGACCACCGTTTCGACTGGCATACCGCTGGCGACGCGCTGGGACTCGAAATGCGACGCCTGGTGGCGGCCGCCAACACGGTGCGGTGGGAAAATGCCGCGCTACGGTGCGACGATTACAACGTAGTGCATGTCGATCGCGAGAACTGCGTGATTGCGTTTACCCGTGAGTTCTACGACAACCGCGTGCTGGTGGTCGTGAACGCGGGCGATCGGAATTTCACCAACAAGAGCTACCAGGTGGGAACCGGCAGCCTTGCTGGCGAATTCAAAGAAATCCTCTGCACGCAAGAAAAACGCTACGGAGGTTGGGACAATGCCGGCAACGGCTCGGCCGAACTGACCGGCGAGGACGGACACTTGAATATCAACTTGCCGCAATGGAGCGTGCTGGTATTCAACGCCAAGTAG
- a CDS encoding PEP-CTERM sorting domain-containing protein produces the protein MILRNTLVVLSLVGFCGATHADTLSQNVTFPSETFYQSNSPAGGEFTKGFLATYDQFNPGLGTLNSISFTLDFDFDVTLLGGGGGSVTGIVYVNDIEDPAFTGGGNGAGGAPGSYPVDQLYEQTITLFGSNGSDMLFDEFIGTGSVDVEAFLSTDFTGVDYIAELISDLGDPYMQLEYDYTPAFVRNGDFNADGKVDLADYTIWRDNLDSDKVLPGDTSPGSVTMEDYDVWKYNFATGAGSLSTVAVPEPMSLVLLAIGLALPVARRTLCAA, from the coding sequence ATGATTCTGCGCAATACTTTGGTAGTGTTGTCCCTGGTTGGATTCTGCGGAGCAACCCACGCGGATACGCTCTCGCAAAATGTTACGTTTCCCTCCGAGACGTTCTATCAAAGCAACTCGCCAGCTGGCGGGGAATTCACAAAAGGCTTCTTGGCAACCTACGACCAGTTCAACCCCGGTCTCGGTACGCTCAATAGCATTTCGTTCACGCTCGACTTCGACTTCGATGTCACCCTGCTGGGGGGCGGTGGTGGTTCGGTCACTGGCATCGTCTACGTGAACGACATCGAGGATCCCGCTTTTACCGGCGGTGGCAACGGTGCCGGTGGGGCACCTGGGTCGTACCCCGTAGATCAATTGTACGAGCAAACCATTACGCTCTTTGGTAGCAATGGTTCCGACATGCTGTTCGACGAGTTCATCGGAACCGGCAGCGTGGATGTCGAAGCCTTTCTGAGCACAGACTTCACTGGGGTCGATTACATCGCCGAGCTAATAAGCGACCTGGGTGATCCCTACATGCAACTGGAGTACGACTACACTCCAGCGTTTGTACGGAATGGCGACTTCAATGCCGATGGCAAAGTCGACTTGGCCGACTACACCATCTGGCGCGACAACCTGGATAGCGATAAAGTGCTGCCAGGCGATACCTCGCCTGGTTCGGTCACCATGGAAGACTACGACGTGTGGAAGTACAACTTCGCCACCGGTGCTGGGTCGCTCTCGACGGTCGCTGTACCCGAGCCGATGTCGCTGGTGCTGCTCGCCATTGGGCTGGCACTGCCAGTTGCTCGACGCACGCTTTGCGCTGCTTAA
- a CDS encoding DUF1570 domain-containing protein — protein sequence MKQLLLCLLLVVASPVAAKDFMFEATFAGNVIEGSPLFWNESQMLLLARDGVLHTVDPRKATDAHRSEVPFTSLGTSEMRAALQREFGPSMTVTSTGHYLVVHYPGESDAWGQRFEELYRSFQNYFRVRGFQLNRPKFPLVAVIYASQQDYYEASRVAGQDLGPGALGHYDPRTNRVLMFDRVAQSDNDWAITANTIVHEATHQTAFNVGLHSRTSVTPKWVIEGLATMFEARGVHHSRAADTRMDRVNYSRLGDYRSYVRPVQKRDIAQLVASDTPFQANTLKAYADAWALTFYLSETRPREYERYLQMLADRPALTLYPAAERVRDFREAFGDDLSIFESNLASWMDELR from the coding sequence ATGAAACAGTTGTTGCTCTGCTTGCTGCTCGTTGTCGCCAGTCCTGTAGCGGCCAAGGACTTTATGTTCGAAGCCACGTTTGCTGGAAACGTGATCGAGGGGTCGCCTTTGTTCTGGAACGAGAGCCAGATGCTGCTGCTCGCCCGCGACGGGGTGTTGCACACGGTCGATCCGCGAAAGGCAACCGACGCGCATCGCTCCGAGGTACCTTTCACGAGCCTCGGCACCAGCGAAATGCGGGCGGCCTTGCAACGCGAGTTCGGCCCGTCGATGACGGTCACCTCCACCGGCCATTACCTAGTGGTCCACTATCCAGGCGAGAGCGACGCGTGGGGTCAGCGGTTCGAAGAACTGTATCGCTCGTTCCAAAACTACTTTCGCGTGCGTGGGTTCCAGCTCAACCGCCCGAAGTTTCCCCTCGTCGCGGTGATCTACGCTTCGCAACAAGATTACTACGAAGCGAGTCGCGTTGCGGGGCAGGATCTCGGCCCGGGAGCACTGGGCCATTACGATCCGCGTACCAACCGCGTGCTGATGTTCGACCGTGTGGCCCAAAGCGACAACGATTGGGCGATCACGGCCAACACCATCGTGCACGAAGCAACGCATCAAACTGCATTCAATGTGGGACTGCACAGTCGCACGTCGGTCACGCCGAAGTGGGTGATCGAAGGCCTGGCGACTATGTTCGAAGCCCGCGGCGTGCACCACAGTCGGGCGGCCGACACGCGGATGGATCGAGTGAATTACAGCCGCCTTGGCGACTACCGCAGCTACGTCCGCCCGGTGCAGAAACGCGACATCGCACAACTGGTGGCCAGCGACACGCCGTTCCAGGCGAACACACTCAAAGCGTACGCGGATGCCTGGGCGCTGACGTTCTATCTTAGCGAGACCAGACCTCGCGAGTACGAGCGGTACCTACAGATGCTGGCCGATCGTCCCGCGCTGACGCTTTACCCGGCCGCAGAGAGGGTGCGCGACTTCCGCGAAGCCTTCGGCGACGACCTGTCGATTTTCGAATCGAACCTGGCGTCGTGGATGGACGAACTCAGGTAG
- a CDS encoding ABC transporter permease, with protein sequence MISLPAFRSKLPFAAAAFVALAALLACGERVRGITLNTLYLAVAVALVAVPAGMLVALLLTKTNLPGRRILLAAFGVLLFVPLYLHAAAWQAALGVSGWLTPPGNGLDSWAWIDGWRGTIWIHSIAAMPWVVCLVAAATRRTNGEAEAAASLSAPPWRVLWSITLPSLRPTIAIATLWTIVGVAVEMTVTDFFQIRTFAEEVYTVAATGGFQTDKPLDDYAPQSPWLMNISLAAGTLLLATIAFTILLSVYRYLREFADRPSSRTWRWELRRGGRWGAGSLVLLVLLAILGLPILALIYKTGLGAQQTSDGWQRVWMLSELRAELSRAPGSHYREALQSLKLGLAVASAVTLLGIAIGWRFRTARRWPVVLLCLLSLALAVPGPVLGLIVIRLLNHSYDSHLYWLTQLYDQTLLAPWLVQSVRLLPVASMAMAAGFAGVPTALIETARVEGARWHQQLLRIAFPLTWRTVLATWLMTFALSIGELAATILVMPPGRPTLAIHLFNLLHYGVEDQVSAVALLLLGLLMLIATAVVAIVGWRRST encoded by the coding sequence GTGATTTCGTTGCCAGCCTTTCGCTCTAAGCTTCCCTTCGCCGCGGCGGCGTTCGTCGCCCTGGCTGCGCTGCTTGCGTGCGGCGAGCGGGTGCGCGGCATCACGCTCAACACATTGTACCTGGCCGTGGCCGTCGCCTTGGTGGCGGTTCCGGCCGGTATGCTCGTGGCCCTGCTGCTCACCAAGACCAACCTGCCTGGTCGCCGAATCTTGCTGGCGGCTTTCGGGGTGCTGCTGTTCGTACCGCTTTACCTGCATGCGGCCGCCTGGCAAGCCGCGCTCGGGGTGTCTGGCTGGCTGACTCCACCAGGCAACGGGCTCGACTCGTGGGCCTGGATTGATGGCTGGCGCGGCACTATTTGGATTCACTCGATCGCAGCCATGCCATGGGTCGTGTGCCTGGTAGCGGCCGCCACGCGGCGCACCAACGGCGAGGCCGAAGCGGCCGCGTCGCTGTCGGCTCCCCCCTGGCGCGTGCTCTGGTCGATCACGCTGCCGAGCCTCCGCCCGACCATCGCGATCGCAACGCTCTGGACCATCGTCGGTGTAGCGGTCGAGATGACCGTGACCGACTTCTTTCAGATCCGCACGTTCGCCGAAGAAGTCTACACGGTCGCCGCCACCGGGGGCTTTCAGACCGATAAACCGCTTGACGACTACGCCCCGCAGTCGCCCTGGCTGATGAACATCAGCCTGGCTGCCGGCACACTGCTGCTGGCAACCATCGCGTTCACCATTTTGCTAAGTGTGTATCGTTACCTCCGCGAGTTTGCCGACCGTCCGAGCAGTCGCACCTGGCGCTGGGAGCTTCGTCGTGGAGGTCGCTGGGGTGCTGGTAGTTTGGTGCTGCTCGTACTGCTGGCGATTCTCGGTCTGCCGATCCTGGCGTTGATCTACAAGACCGGTCTCGGTGCGCAGCAAACCAGCGATGGCTGGCAACGCGTATGGATGCTTAGCGAACTGCGAGCCGAACTGTCGCGAGCCCCAGGCAGTCACTATCGCGAAGCCCTGCAGTCATTGAAGCTCGGCCTGGCGGTCGCTTCGGCGGTCACGCTGCTTGGCATCGCCATCGGTTGGCGATTCCGCACCGCCCGGCGGTGGCCCGTCGTGCTGTTGTGCCTGCTCTCGCTCGCCCTGGCGGTGCCTGGGCCGGTGCTGGGGCTCATCGTGATTCGATTGCTGAATCACTCGTACGACTCCCACCTCTACTGGCTCACGCAGCTGTACGACCAAACGCTGCTGGCTCCCTGGCTGGTGCAATCCGTGCGACTGCTTCCCGTCGCCTCGATGGCCATGGCCGCCGGATTCGCTGGCGTGCCGACCGCGCTGATCGAAACCGCTCGGGTCGAAGGGGCCCGCTGGCATCAGCAGCTACTTCGCATCGCTTTCCCACTCACCTGGCGCACGGTGCTGGCGACCTGGCTGATGACCTTCGCCCTGTCGATCGGCGAGCTGGCGGCGACCATTCTGGTGATGCCACCCGGGCGGCCGACCTTGGCAATCCACCTGTTCAACCTGCTGCACTACGGAGTGGAAGACCAGGTATCCGCAGTTGCGTTGCTGCTGCTCGGGTTGCTGATGCTGATCGCGACCGCGGTGGTCGCAATCGTCGGTTGGCGGCGATCTACCTGA